The Nocardia sp. NBC_00508 nucleotide sequence CGTCCGCACCGGCGCCGCTGATCCTGGTCGGCCACCCCGGCGGACTGCGCCATATGTACCCCCGACTGGTGGCCCGGGCCCGGCACGCCGCGGCGGAGGGCTTCGCCGCGGCCACCATCGAGCTCCCCGGCAGCGGTGGCCGGCCCCGTTGGGCCGCCGCCGAGGAGGCCCGCGCCGACCTGCGCCGGGCGCTGGAGGCCGGCGAGCCGGTCGATGACGAGATCGTCGACCGGCTCGTCCTCCCGCTGGTCGAAAAGGCGGTCCCGGAATGGCGGGCAGCCCTGGACGACCTCCTTGCGCTGCCCGAGATCGGCGGCCCGGTCGGGTACTCGGGAGGGGTGATCGCCATCGGCATCCGACTGGCGGTGGTCGAGCCGCGCATCTCGGCCGCCCTTCTGTTCGCCGGGAGTTTCGTGCCCCGCACCATGTTCGAGGAGGCCCGGCAGATCACCATTCCGCTGCAGGTCCTGCTGCAGTGGGACGACGAAGGAAACGACCGGCAGCTGGCCCTGAACCTGTTCGACGCCTTCGGCTCCAAGGAGAAGACGCTGCACGCCAATATGGGCGGGCACACCGGCGTCCCGCAGTTCGAGGGGGACGACGGGAACCGGTTCTTCGCCCGGCACCTGAAGTGAGGCCGGGCCGTCAGGCCGGCAGCAGACGATAGGAGCTGTCGGCCAGGACGCCGCTCATCGAGGACAGGTCCCGGCCCTCCTCGATGGCGGTGGCCAGCAGATGCACAACCGCCCCGATCGCGGCGGTACCGGCCGGTCGGGACGGCGCT carries:
- a CDS encoding alpha/beta hydrolase, which produces MQFTSEQRFDDGVLEREFALGEIPGILWTPGSASAPAPLILVGHPGGLRHMYPRLVARARHAAAEGFAAATIELPGSGGRPRWAAAEEARADLRRALEAGEPVDDEIVDRLVLPLVEKAVPEWRAALDDLLALPEIGGPVGYSGGVIAIGIRLAVVEPRISAALLFAGSFVPRTMFEEARQITIPLQVLLQWDDEGNDRQLALNLFDAFGSKEKTLHANMGGHTGVPQFEGDDGNRFFARHLK